A single region of the Leisingera thetidis genome encodes:
- a CDS encoding 3-keto-5-aminohexanoate cleavage protein — MAEYGLMVAPNGARRRRGDHPQLPVTARQTAETAAACFAAGAQALHLHVRDDEGRHSLDAGRYREALDAVRESAPGMMVQITTESAGLYDVAAQLACLEALRPAAASVSVREIARDARLAARAYAVSLEAGTAVQHILYGPDCIAQLCAWYRDGTVPAAMRDAIFVLGKYSPPLLARPAGLAAFRDATANLHLNWTVCAFGRHEQACLLAAVAAGGDARIGFENNIETPQGGLLADNAASVAAFVQAAKARGHTPKECRS; from the coding sequence GTGGCGGAATACGGATTGATGGTGGCGCCCAACGGAGCCCGGCGCAGGCGCGGCGATCACCCGCAGCTGCCGGTGACGGCCCGGCAGACGGCAGAAACCGCGGCGGCTTGTTTCGCGGCGGGCGCCCAAGCGTTGCATCTGCACGTGCGCGACGATGAAGGCCGCCATTCGCTGGATGCGGGCCGCTACCGCGAAGCCCTTGATGCGGTGCGGGAAAGCGCGCCGGGGATGATGGTGCAGATCACCACCGAAAGCGCCGGCCTCTATGACGTGGCGGCACAGCTTGCCTGCCTGGAGGCGCTGCGTCCGGCGGCGGCCTCGGTCTCGGTGCGGGAAATTGCGCGGGATGCCAGGCTGGCCGCGCGTGCCTATGCGGTGAGCTTGGAGGCGGGCACTGCGGTGCAGCATATCCTTTACGGTCCGGACTGCATTGCTCAGCTCTGCGCCTGGTATCGGGATGGTACCGTGCCTGCTGCCATGCGCGATGCGATTTTTGTTCTGGGCAAGTACAGTCCGCCGCTTCTGGCCCGGCCTGCGGGGCTTGCCGCCTTCCGTGACGCCACGGCAAATCTGCACCTCAACTGGACCGTCTGCGCCTTTGGCCGCCACGAACAGGCCTGCCTGCTGGCGGCGGTTGCCGCCGGAGGGGATGCGCGAATCGGATTTGAGAATAACATCGAAACACCACAGGGCGGGCTGCTGGCAGACAACGCCGCCTCGGTTGCGGCCTTCGTTCAGGCCGCAAAGGCCCGGGGCCATACCCCCAAGGAGTGCAGATCATGA
- a CDS encoding aspartate aminotransferase family protein, giving the protein MDGTFNENDLSRVVEADKAHMWHHLFQHKALESADPRIIVEGKGMRVWDQNGKEFLDAVSGGVWTVNVGYGRESVCKAIYDQLMKVCYFANSAGSIPGALFAEKLISKMPGMTRVYYTNSGSEANEKAFKMIRQIAHKKYGGKKTKILYRDRDYHGSTLATMSAGGQDERNAQYGPFAPDFVRVPHCMEYRKHELGLEHLSGREFGIAAADKIEEVILREGPETVGALCLEPVTAGGGVIEAPEGYWERVQEICKTYDVLLHIDEVVCGVGRTGKWFGYQQYGIKPDFVTMAKGVASGYAAIACMVTTEEVFELFKDDAGDPLNYFRDISTFGGCTAGPAAALENMRIIEEENLLDNCNAMGERMLNNLRALQEKHAVIGDVRGKGLFLGAELVQDRDTKEPVDEKLAQQVVAECGAQGVIIGVTNRSLPGRNNTLCFSPALIATADDIDQICDAVDKALTKVFG; this is encoded by the coding sequence ATGGACGGCACGTTCAACGAAAACGATCTCTCCCGCGTGGTCGAAGCCGACAAGGCCCATATGTGGCACCACCTGTTCCAGCACAAGGCGCTGGAAAGCGCAGACCCCCGCATCATTGTCGAGGGCAAGGGCATGCGCGTCTGGGATCAGAACGGCAAGGAGTTCCTGGATGCGGTCTCCGGCGGCGTCTGGACCGTCAACGTCGGCTATGGCCGCGAGAGTGTCTGCAAGGCAATCTATGACCAGCTGATGAAGGTCTGCTATTTCGCCAATTCGGCGGGCTCGATCCCCGGCGCGCTGTTTGCCGAGAAGCTGATCTCCAAGATGCCGGGCATGACCCGCGTCTATTACACCAACTCCGGATCCGAGGCCAACGAGAAGGCCTTCAAGATGATCCGCCAGATCGCCCACAAGAAATACGGCGGCAAGAAGACCAAGATCCTGTACCGCGACCGCGACTACCACGGCTCTACCCTGGCGACCATGTCGGCGGGCGGCCAGGACGAGCGCAACGCGCAGTACGGCCCGTTTGCGCCGGACTTTGTCCGCGTGCCGCATTGCATGGAATACCGCAAGCATGAGCTGGGCCTGGAACATCTGTCCGGACGTGAATTCGGCATCGCGGCGGCAGACAAGATCGAGGAAGTGATCCTGCGCGAAGGCCCGGAAACCGTGGGTGCCCTGTGCCTGGAACCGGTGACCGCAGGCGGCGGCGTGATCGAGGCGCCCGAGGGCTACTGGGAACGCGTGCAGGAGATCTGCAAGACCTACGACGTGCTCTTGCACATCGATGAAGTGGTCTGCGGCGTTGGCCGGACCGGCAAGTGGTTCGGCTACCAGCAGTACGGCATCAAGCCCGACTTCGTGACCATGGCCAAGGGCGTTGCCTCCGGCTATGCGGCGATTGCCTGCATGGTGACCACCGAGGAAGTCTTTGAGTTGTTCAAGGACGACGCCGGCGATCCGCTGAACTACTTCCGCGACATCTCCACCTTCGGCGGCTGCACCGCAGGCCCCGCGGCGGCGCTGGAAAACATGCGCATCATCGAGGAAGAGAACCTGCTGGACAACTGCAACGCCATGGGCGAGCGGATGCTGAACAACCTGCGCGCGCTGCAGGAAAAGCACGCCGTCATCGGCGATGTGCGCGGCAAGGGCCTGTTCCTGGGCGCCGAGCTGGTGCAGGACCGCGATACCAAGGAGCCGGTGGACGAGAAGCTGGCCCAGCAGGTCGTAGCGGAATGCGGCGCGCAGGGGGTGATCATTGGCGTCACCAACCGCTCGCTGCCGGGCCGCAACAACACCCTGTGCTTCAGCCCGGCGCTGATCGCCACCGCGGACGACATCGATCAGATCTGCGACGCGGTCGACAAGGCCCTGACCAAAGTCTTCGGCTGA
- a CDS encoding aspartate aminotransferase family protein → MSHVFPRHTKASLPTAVGGDGCYLIDADGKRYFDGSGGAAVSCLGHSDADVIKAVQEQAGKLAFAHTSFLTSEPAEELADLLAANAPGGIDRVYFVSGGSEATEAAIKLARQYHLERGEPQRRHIIARKQSYHGNTLGALAAGGNEWRRTQFAPLLIEISHISPCYEYVGRDEGERSYDYGQRVANELEAEILRLGPETVMAFMAEPVVGATSGAVPAVEGYFKRIREICDTYGVLLILDEVMCGMGRTGHLFACEADGVAPDILCIAKGLGAGYQPIGAMLCTRQIYEAIEHGSGFFQHGHTYIGHPVATAAGLAVVKALLERGLVQRSADMGEKLQAALEDRFGQHPNVGDIRGRGLFRGIELVADRGTKEPFDPALGLAGSIKKAAFQVGLICYPMSGTRDGQNGDHILLAPPFIITDEQIAEVVDKLETAITQCLPQG, encoded by the coding sequence ATGAGCCATGTCTTTCCCCGCCACACCAAGGCCAGCCTGCCCACCGCCGTTGGCGGCGACGGCTGTTATCTGATCGACGCGGACGGCAAGCGGTATTTCGACGGCTCAGGTGGCGCCGCGGTGTCCTGCCTCGGCCATTCCGACGCCGATGTGATCAAGGCGGTGCAGGAGCAGGCGGGCAAGCTGGCCTTTGCCCATACCAGCTTCCTCACCTCGGAACCGGCAGAGGAGCTGGCGGATCTGCTGGCAGCCAACGCGCCGGGCGGCATCGACCGGGTCTATTTCGTTTCCGGCGGGTCCGAGGCAACGGAAGCGGCGATCAAGCTTGCCCGCCAGTACCATCTGGAACGCGGCGAGCCGCAGCGCCGCCATATCATCGCCCGCAAGCAGAGCTATCACGGCAACACCCTTGGCGCGCTGGCAGCGGGCGGCAACGAATGGCGCCGCACCCAGTTCGCGCCGCTCTTGATCGAAATCTCCCATATCTCACCCTGCTACGAATATGTCGGCCGGGACGAGGGGGAGCGCAGCTATGATTACGGCCAGCGGGTCGCGAATGAGCTGGAAGCGGAAATCCTCCGCCTTGGCCCCGAGACCGTGATGGCCTTCATGGCGGAACCCGTGGTTGGCGCCACTTCCGGCGCGGTGCCGGCGGTTGAGGGCTACTTCAAGCGCATCCGCGAAATCTGCGACACGTACGGCGTGCTCTTGATCCTGGACGAGGTGATGTGCGGCATGGGCCGCACCGGGCATCTGTTTGCCTGCGAGGCGGACGGGGTGGCGCCCGATATCCTGTGCATCGCCAAGGGGCTGGGTGCCGGCTACCAGCCGATTGGCGCGATGCTGTGCACACGGCAGATCTATGAGGCGATCGAGCATGGCTCCGGCTTCTTCCAGCACGGCCACACCTATATCGGCCACCCGGTGGCCACCGCTGCCGGTCTCGCGGTGGTCAAGGCTTTGCTGGAGCGCGGTCTGGTGCAGCGCAGCGCGGATATGGGGGAAAAGCTGCAAGCCGCGCTGGAGGACCGGTTCGGCCAGCACCCCAATGTGGGCGATATCCGCGGCCGCGGCCTGTTCCGCGGGATTGAGCTGGTCGCCGACCGCGGGACCAAGGAGCCGTTCGATCCGGCGCTGGGGCTGGCCGGAAGCATCAAGAAGGCGGCATTCCAGGTCGGGCTGATCTGCTATCCGATGTCCGGCACCCGCGACGGCCAGAACGGCGACCACATCCTGCTGGCGCCGCCGTTCATCATCACCGACGAGCAGATCGCCGAGGTGGTGGATAAGCTGGAAACCGCCATCACCCAATGCCTGCCGCAGGGGTGA
- a CDS encoding DsbA family oxidoreductase yields MADRSNRPALRVDIISDVVCPWCAVGYGQLAFAARRAGVALDIHWQPFELNPDMVPEGEDLREHLAAKYGSTAEQSAQVRAQLTELGAALGFSFRFFDGMRIYNTFQAHQLIEWAGESGKGHEMKQALLSAYFTDGKNVSDSEVLVETAESLGLNGADARAALESGRHADNVRQREAFWVQQGIRGVPAMVFNGRHLVTGAQGVETYASILEQLGSADSESR; encoded by the coding sequence ATGGCCGACCGCTCAAACCGTCCCGCCCTGCGGGTCGATATCATTTCAGACGTGGTCTGCCCCTGGTGCGCGGTGGGCTACGGCCAGCTGGCGTTTGCAGCCCGCCGCGCAGGCGTGGCATTGGACATCCACTGGCAGCCGTTTGAGCTGAACCCGGACATGGTGCCGGAGGGCGAAGACCTGCGCGAGCATCTGGCCGCGAAATACGGCAGCACGGCGGAGCAGTCGGCGCAGGTGCGGGCGCAGCTGACGGAGCTGGGGGCGGCCCTGGGCTTCAGCTTCCGGTTCTTCGACGGGATGCGGATCTACAACACGTTCCAGGCGCATCAGCTGATCGAATGGGCCGGGGAAAGCGGCAAGGGGCATGAGATGAAGCAGGCGCTGCTGAGCGCCTATTTCACCGATGGCAAGAATGTCTCGGATTCTGAGGTGCTGGTGGAGACCGCCGAAAGCCTCGGCCTGAACGGCGCCGATGCACGGGCAGCGCTGGAGAGCGGCAGACATGCTGACAACGTGCGCCAGCGCGAGGCCTTCTGGGTACAGCAAGGCATCCGCGGCGTGCCTGCCATGGTGTTCAATGGCCGCCACCTGGTGACCGGTGCGCAAGGGGTGGAGACATACGCCAGCATCCTGGAGCAGCTTGGGTCTGCTGACAGTGAGTCTCGCTGA